The DNA window GCCGACCACGCTCGTCGTGCGCCAGTCGTCCGGCACCGCGCCCGGCCGGCGCGCCCCGCGGCCCGCCAAGGTCGCCGCCGCGCGCTCTCGGACGACCGCCACGGTCGCCCGCGCCGCTCGCGCCTGATCTTCCGGAAGACCTGACCTCCCAGGCACCCGTGCGTGCCGATTCTTCCTGCTGCGCAAGGCTTGACCTGCGGACGGCGGTCTGCCTACCTTTGCGCGCAGCTTCCGGAAGACTGGCTGCAAGATCACGGAAACTTCCACCGTCTCGAGGAGTCCCATGCCCGCACTACGTCGTTCAGTGGCGATCGGCGTCATCTCAGCTGCTGCTGTCGCCGCCGCGCCGCTGGCATCCGCGATCGCCGCCTCCCCGGCGACCGCCGCCACCGCGAAGACCAGCTCGGCGAGCGCCAACGCTCCGAAGTACCCCAAGGACTCGCTGCGCGAGCTGGGCCAGAAGGTCGGCCTGCGGATCGGCGCGGCGCTCAACCCCGACCTGCTCGGGACCGACGCGGCCTACACCAAGATCGCCAAGCAGCAGTTCTCCACCGTGACCCCGGAGAACGTCATGAAGTGGGAGGTCGTCGAGCCCGCCAAGGGCACCTACGACTGGTCGGGCGGCGACAAGCTCGTCGACTTCGCCCACGCCAACCACCAGCGCGTCCGCGGCCACAACCTGGTCTGGCACAGCCAGCTGCCGAAGTGGCTGACGCCCGACGGCTTCACGACGACCTACAGCTCGGCGCAGCTCAAGGCGATCCTGAAGAAGCACGTCCAGGACGAGGCCCGGCACTTCAAGGGCAAGATCTGGCAGTGGGACGTCGTCAACGAGGCGTTCAACGACGACGGCACCCCGCGCGAGGACATCTGGTACAAGGCCTACGGCAACCTCGACTACATCGCCGACGCCTTCACCTGGGCCCACCAGGCCGACCCGAAGGCGCTGCTCTTCTACAACGACTACAACATCGAGTTCACCGGGCCCAAGAGCAACGCGGTCTACAGCCTGGTCAAGAAGCTCAAGGCGCGCGGCGTGCCGATCCAGGGCGTCGGGTTCCAGACGCACCTCGACACCCAGTACCCCTACCCCGACCTGCGCGCCAACCTCACGCGCTTCGCCGCGCTGGGCGTCTACGTCGCGGAGACCGAGGTCGACGTGCGTACCTTCACCAAGCCCGACGCCATGAACACCCCCGTCGACGGGGTGCACGAGTCGGCGCAGGTGGCCTACTGGTCGCGCACCATCCAGGACTGCCTGTCGGTCAAGGCGTGCATCTCCTACACGCCCTGGGGCTTCGGCGACGCCTACTCGTGGGTGCCCGGTGTCTTCGCCGGTGAGGGCGCGGCGCTGCTCTACGACGAGCAGCTGCAGCCCAAGCAGGCGTACACCGTCATCCAGCAGGACCTCGAGCTGGCCGACGGCGCGACCCACCGCTCGCACAGCCAGGACTAGCGGGACCCGGAGCCGGTCCGGCGGCTCCTGAACGCACTGCGGGGTGCTCCTCCTCCGGGAGGAGCACCCCGCAGTCGTGTCCGGAGGGGTTGCGGCGGGGACCGCCCCCGACGGGCTCAGTCGACCCAGGAGGTGGCGGCCAGCACGCGGCCGTGGCCGACCTCGCGCCGCTCGCCCGTCATCTCGAGCGGCAGCGCCGCCCGGACGTCGACCGAGGACGCGCCGACCTGGAGCTCGACGTGGCCGGTGTCGACGATCCGCCGGCCCGCGCGGCCGGTGTAGGACGTCTGGTCGGCGTGGACCTGCAGGTGCGCGACCGTCGACTCTCCCGGCGCGAGGCGTACGCGCAGGGCGCCCACCAGCTGCTGCACCGGGCGCACGACCTCGGCGGCCGGGTCGTTGAGGTAGACCTGCACGACCTCGGAGGCCTCGCGGTCGCTCGCGTTGGAGAGCTCCACCGAGACGGTGACGGTGCCGTCGGTCGCCCAGACCTCCGTGTCGACCGAGACGCGGCCCCAGTCGAGCGAGGCGTAGGACGTGCCGTGCCCGAAGGCGAACAGCGCGCCGGGGTCGATGTTGCTGACCTCGCTCTTCCTGCCGAGCGGCGGAGCGAGGTACGTGCTCGGCTGGGTCGCGCCCTCGCGCGGGAAGTGCACGGGCAGCTTGCCGCTGGGGTTCACCGCTCCGGTCAGCACGCCGGCCAGCGCCGGGCCGCCCTCCTCGCCGGGGAAGAAGCCGACGACGCTCGCGGCGAGCCGCTCGACCTGCCGGCCGATCTCGTAGGGCCGCCCGACGAGCAGCACGAGGACCACCGGGGTCCCCGTCGCGAGCAGGGCCTCGAGCAGCTCCTCCTGACGGCCGGGCAGGCGCAGGTCGGAGGCGTCGCAGCCCTCGCCCGAGGTGCCCCGGCCGAACAGCCCGGCCCGGTCGCCGAGCACGGCGACGCACACGTCGGCCCCGCGCGCCGCGGCGACAGCCTCGGCGATCTCCTCGTCGGTGCCGTCGACGACCCCGCAGCCACGGGCGTGCGTGACCTGGCCCTCGACCACCGCGCGCAGCGACTCGAGGACGGTCGGCACGTCGACGCCCATGGCGACGTCGGGGTGCTGGGCGCCCACGTGCATCGGGAACGAGTAGCAGCCGAGCATGGCGGAGGAGTCGTCGGCGCGCGGGCCGACGACGGCGATCCGCCTGCCGGGCGCCAGCGGCAGGGTGCCGTCGTTGGCGAGCAGCACCACCGAGCTCTCGGCGATCGTCCTGGCCAGCGCGCGCGACTCCGCGTCGTCGAGGTCGACGCCGGCGAGCGCGAGCGCCTCGGGCTCCGGCGACCAGTCGGGGTCGAGCAGGCCGAGCTCGGCCTTCTGCGTCAGCACGCGGGCGCAGGCCCGGTCGACGAGGGTCTCGGGCACGGCGCCGGAGCGCACCGCCTCGACGAGGGTGTCGCCGAAGCAGTTGACCGTGGGGAGCTCGACGTCGATGCCCGCCAGCAGGGCGAGGTGCGCCGCCTCGGCCGGGGTGCCGGCGACGTTGTGCAGCGTGTGGAGGAACGCCACGGCGAAGTAGTCGGCGACGACGGTGCCCTCGAAGCCGAAGGTGCCGCGGAGCAGGTCGGTGAGCAGCCGCTCGTCGGCGGCGGCCGGGACGCCGTCCATGTCGGTGTAGGCGTTCATGACCGAGCGCGCGCCCGCGGCCAGCGCCATCTCGAACGGCGGGAGGATCACGTCGGCGAGCTCGCGGGGGCCGATCGAGACGGGCGCGAGGTTGCGCGCCGCGCGCGAGGCGCTGTAGCCGGCGAAGTGCTTGAGGGTGGCGACGACGCCGGCGGACTGCAGGCCGCGGACGTAGGCGGTGGCGATCTCCCCGACGAGGTACGGGTCCTCGCCGATCGTCTCCTCGACGCGGCCCCAGCGCAGGTCGCGCACCACGTCGAGCACGGGCGCGAGGCCCTGGTGCACGCCGAGCAGCTGCATCGAGCGGCCGATGCGTGCAGCCATCTCCTCCACGAGCGAGGGGTCGAAGGTGGCACCCCAGCACAGCGGGTTCGGGTAGATCGTCGCCTGCCACGCGGTGAGGCCCGTCAGGCACTCCTCGTGCACGAGGGCGGGGATGCCGAAGCGGTTGGCGCCGGTGATCTCCTCCTGGCTGCGGGCGAGGCCCTGGGCGCCCGTGCGCGGCTCGACCGGCCGGGTGCCGAACGGCCGGGTGAGCTGGCCGAGCCCGCGGGCGATCAGCGAGGTCCAGTCGAGCTCGGGGCCGGCGAAGTCGTGCTGGTGCGGCGCGACGCCGTCACCGGTGTCGTCGAGCCCCACCCAGACGCCGTAGAGCTGGGCCACCTTCTCCTCGAGGGTCATCTGCTCCAGGAGGTCCGCCGCGCGCGACGCAGGCGCCGCGGAGGGGTCCTGCCACACGGAGGCAGGTGCTGCCTGCGAAGTCGTCACAACGTCTCACTCCCAGAGGTTTCGTCCGTGCGGGCGGCGGCGGCGCAAGGTGTCCGCGTCCGTGCTCCCGCGCCCGCTGCGGCGTGCGCGGGGGGCTGCCAGGCCGCTCAACCTACCGGAAAAGTATCGCAACGTAATCGTTATCGACAACGTTTGACACTCCCCCGCGACGCTCCTACCTTCGGACTCAGGTCCCGTCGGGCGAGTACCCCCGACGACCACCCACATGCCGCCCGCTCGGGCCGTCATGACCACTTCCGCACGAGGCCCTGCCTCGCCTAGTCCCGGAGCATGAGACGACGATGAGGATGAAGAAGTTCTCGGTGGCCTCGGCCGCCGCCCTGCTCTCCGTGGGGGCCCTCACGGCCTGTGGCGGCAGCAGCGGCTCGGGCTCGAGCGCGAGCTCCGGCTCGGGCGAGAAGTCCGGTGGCAACGTCACGATGACGCTGTGGCACAACTCGACCACCGGCCCCGGCAAGGCGTTCTGGGACCAGACGGCGAAGGACTTCACCGCCGCGCACCCGAACGTCAAGATCAACGTCCAGGCCATCCAGAACGAGGACCTCGACGGCAAGCTCCAGACCGGGCTCAACTCCGGCTCGGGCCCCGACATCTTCCTGCAGCGCGGCGGCGGCAAGATGGCCGCGATGATCCAGGCCGGGCAGCTGCTCGACCTGAGCCCGCTGGTCACGGACGCGACGAAGAAGGCCATCCCGGCCGGCTCGTTCAACGCCGAGCAGCAGGACGGCAAGACCTACGCGATGCCGATGGCCGTGCTCCCGGGCGGCTTCTGGTACAGCAAGGACCTCTTCCAGAAGGCGGGCATCACGGCCACGCCGAAGACCATGGACGAGTTCAACGCCGCGGTGACGAAGCTCAAGACGGCCGGCATCCAGCCGATCGCCCTGGGCGCCAAGGACGCGTGGCCGGCAGCGCACTGGTACTACTTCTTCGCCCTCCGCGAGTGCAGCTCCGACGTGCTCAGCGCGGCGACGCAGTCGCTCAAGTTCGACGACCCGTGCTGGACCAAGGCGGGCCAGGACCTGCAGAACCTCAACGGCACCAAGCCCTTCAACCAGGGCTTCCTCACCACCTCGGCCCAGCAGGGCGCCGGCTCGTCGGCCGGCCTGCTCGCCAACCACAAGGCGGCCATGGAGCTCATGGGTGCGTGGGACCCGGGTGTGATCGCCTCCCTCACGCCCGACAAGAAGCCCCTCGGCGACCTCGACTGGTTCCCCTTCCCCGAGGTCTCCGGCGGCCAGGGCAAGCCGGGCTCCATCCTCGGCGGCGTCGACGGCTACAGCTGCTCGGCCAAGGCCCCCAAGCAGGCCTGCGCCGACTTCCTGAACTACATCGCGACGACCCCGGTGCAGGAGGCCTACTACAAGGCCTACAACTCGCCGCCGGTCAACACCGAGGCGCAGAGCGTCGTGACGGAGCCCTACCTCAAGACGGTGCTCTCGTCCTACAACTCGGCGCCGTTCGTCTCGCAGTGGCTCGACACGCTCTACGGCCAGAACGTCGGCAACGCCCTCAACGTCGGCGTGGTCAACATGCTGGCCGGCAAGTCCGACCCGGCCGGCATCATCAGCGCCGTCAACACTGCCGCCAAGAAGTCCTGACGGCGCATGGCATCCATCGGTGACAGCCGGCGCGGCACCGCGCCGGCGTCCCGGTCGGACCTGGTGGCGAAGGGGGGCAGCGCGGCGCTCGCGCTGCCCCCTCGGCGGCGCGCACCGCGCAACAGCTGGCGCACGCGCCTCGAGATCGCCTTCCTGTCCGTACCGGCCCTGGTCATCTTCCTGGGCTTCGTGATCTTCCCCGTGGTGATGGCCAGCTACTACGGCTTCTACTCGTGGAAGGGCTACGGCCGCCCCACGGACTTCGTCGGGCTCCAGAACTACCGCACCATCCTGGGCGACCCCGACTTCCGCTCGGCGCTGTGGCACAACGGGATCCTGGTCGTCTTCTCGATCGTCATCCAGGGCCCGATCGCGGTCCTGCTCGCGCTGCTGCTCAACCGCAAGATGCGCGGGCAGTCGCTGATCCGCGTGCTGCTGTTCGTCCCCTACGTCATCGCCGAAGTCGTCGTCGGCACCGGCTGGTCGTTGATGCTCCAGTCGAAGGGCGCGGTCAACGACCTGCTCCACAACGTCGGTCTGGGCGGGCTCCAGCAGGACTGGCTGTCCAACCCGCACGTGGCCATCTGGACGCTGATCGGCATCATCACCTGGAAGTACGTCGGCTTCGCGGTCATCATCGTGCTGGCCGGGCTCCAGGGCATCCCGCACGAGCTCTACGAAGCGTCGGCGATCGACGGAGCGTCCTACTGGCAGACCCAGCGCTCCATCACGCTGCCCCTGCTCGGCCCCACGCTGCGCATCTGGGCGTTCCTCTCGATCATCGGCGCCCTTCAGCTGTTCGACCTGGCCTACATCATCTGGGGCCAGTACATCGCCTCGACCGCAGGCACCTCGACGATGGCGACCTACATGGTCGGCAACGGGCGCAACGCCGGGAGCTACGGCTACGGCAACGCGGTGGCCGTCGTGCTCTTCGTCATCTCCCTCGTCGTGGCCCTCGTCTACCAGCGGTTCGTGCTGCGTCGCGACACCGAGGGCGCTATCACAGGAGGTGGCCGCTGATGGCCGCGGTGGACGTCGCAGCCCGCACCGACCGGCCGGCCGGCCGCGCTCGGGAGTCCAAGAAGCTCGAGTGGGGCAGCCCGGCGGTCTACGCCGTCGCCTTGCTCATGGTCGCCGCGATGCTGGCCCCGGTGGTCTACATCGTCCTGGGCGGGTTCCGCACCAACGCCCAGATCACCACTCACCCTGCCGCCTTCCCCGGCCCCTGGCAGCTCGGCAACTACACCGACGTGCTCGGCAGCTCGGTGTTCTGGCGGGAGGTGCTCAACTCCACGATCTCCGCCGGCGTCACCACCATCGGCGTCGTGGTGCTCGGGCTGATGGTGAGCTACGCACTGGCCCGCTACAGCTTCCGGGGCCGCGGGTTCATGTACGCGCTGTTCGCCTCGGGGCTGATGTTCCCGGTGACCGTCGCGATCACGCCGCTCTACATCCTCATCAAGGACCTGGGGCTGCTGGACAGCCTCGTCGGCGTGATCCTGCCGCAGATCGCCTTCGCGCTCCCGACCACGGTGATCATCCTGGTGCCCTTCCTGCGGGCGATCCCGCGCGAGCTCCAGGAGGCGGCGGCGGTCGACGGCTGCAGCTCGCTCGGCTTCTTCTGGCGGATGGTGCTCCCGCTGTCGAAGGCCGGCGTCATCACCGTCGGCATCCTCGCGTTCATCGGGGCGTGGAACAGCTACCTGCTCCCGCTGTTCATCCTGAACGACCAGGGG is part of the Motilibacter peucedani genome and encodes:
- a CDS encoding ABC transporter substrate-binding protein → MKKFSVASAAALLSVGALTACGGSSGSGSSASSGSGEKSGGNVTMTLWHNSTTGPGKAFWDQTAKDFTAAHPNVKINVQAIQNEDLDGKLQTGLNSGSGPDIFLQRGGGKMAAMIQAGQLLDLSPLVTDATKKAIPAGSFNAEQQDGKTYAMPMAVLPGGFWYSKDLFQKAGITATPKTMDEFNAAVTKLKTAGIQPIALGAKDAWPAAHWYYFFALRECSSDVLSAATQSLKFDDPCWTKAGQDLQNLNGTKPFNQGFLTTSAQQGAGSSAGLLANHKAAMELMGAWDPGVIASLTPDKKPLGDLDWFPFPEVSGGQGKPGSILGGVDGYSCSAKAPKQACADFLNYIATTPVQEAYYKAYNSPPVNTEAQSVVTEPYLKTVLSSYNSAPFVSQWLDTLYGQNVGNALNVGVVNMLAGKSDPAGIISAVNTAAKKS
- a CDS encoding endo-1,4-beta-xylanase, with protein sequence MPALRRSVAIGVISAAAVAAAPLASAIAASPATAATAKTSSASANAPKYPKDSLRELGQKVGLRIGAALNPDLLGTDAAYTKIAKQQFSTVTPENVMKWEVVEPAKGTYDWSGGDKLVDFAHANHQRVRGHNLVWHSQLPKWLTPDGFTTTYSSAQLKAILKKHVQDEARHFKGKIWQWDVVNEAFNDDGTPREDIWYKAYGNLDYIADAFTWAHQADPKALLFYNDYNIEFTGPKSNAVYSLVKKLKARGVPIQGVGFQTHLDTQYPYPDLRANLTRFAALGVYVAETEVDVRTFTKPDAMNTPVDGVHESAQVAYWSRTIQDCLSVKACISYTPWGFGDAYSWVPGVFAGEGAALLYDEQLQPKQAYTVIQQDLELADGATHRSHSQD
- a CDS encoding carbohydrate ABC transporter permease, whose amino-acid sequence is MAAVDVAARTDRPAGRARESKKLEWGSPAVYAVALLMVAAMLAPVVYIVLGGFRTNAQITTHPAAFPGPWQLGNYTDVLGSSVFWREVLNSTISAGVTTIGVVVLGLMVSYALARYSFRGRGFMYALFASGLMFPVTVAITPLYILIKDLGLLDSLVGVILPQIAFALPTTVIILVPFLRAIPRELQEAAAVDGCSSLGFFWRMVLPLSKAGVITVGILAFIGAWNSYLLPLFILNDQGSFTLPLGVQAFSSQYSVDTAKVMAFTSLSMLPALAFFSLFERRIVGGLTGAVKG
- a CDS encoding carbohydrate ABC transporter permease; this translates as MASIGDSRRGTAPASRSDLVAKGGSAALALPPRRRAPRNSWRTRLEIAFLSVPALVIFLGFVIFPVVMASYYGFYSWKGYGRPTDFVGLQNYRTILGDPDFRSALWHNGILVVFSIVIQGPIAVLLALLLNRKMRGQSLIRVLLFVPYVIAEVVVGTGWSLMLQSKGAVNDLLHNVGLGGLQQDWLSNPHVAIWTLIGIITWKYVGFAVIIVLAGLQGIPHELYEASAIDGASYWQTQRSITLPLLGPTLRIWAFLSIIGALQLFDLAYIIWGQYIASTAGTSTMATYMVGNGRNAGSYGYGNAVAVVLFVISLVVALVYQRFVLRRDTEGAITGGGR
- a CDS encoding beta-xylosidase/alpha-l-arabinosidase; this translates as MTTSQAAPASVWQDPSAAPASRAADLLEQMTLEEKVAQLYGVWVGLDDTGDGVAPHQHDFAGPELDWTSLIARGLGQLTRPFGTRPVEPRTGAQGLARSQEEITGANRFGIPALVHEECLTGLTAWQATIYPNPLCWGATFDPSLVEEMAARIGRSMQLLGVHQGLAPVLDVVRDLRWGRVEETIGEDPYLVGEIATAYVRGLQSAGVVATLKHFAGYSASRAARNLAPVSIGPRELADVILPPFEMALAAGARSVMNAYTDMDGVPAAADERLLTDLLRGTFGFEGTVVADYFAVAFLHTLHNVAGTPAEAAHLALLAGIDVELPTVNCFGDTLVEAVRSGAVPETLVDRACARVLTQKAELGLLDPDWSPEPEALALAGVDLDDAESRALARTIAESSVVLLANDGTLPLAPGRRIAVVGPRADDSSAMLGCYSFPMHVGAQHPDVAMGVDVPTVLESLRAVVEGQVTHARGCGVVDGTDEEIAEAVAAARGADVCVAVLGDRAGLFGRGTSGEGCDASDLRLPGRQEELLEALLATGTPVVLVLLVGRPYEIGRQVERLAASVVGFFPGEEGGPALAGVLTGAVNPSGKLPVHFPREGATQPSTYLAPPLGRKSEVSNIDPGALFAFGHGTSYASLDWGRVSVDTEVWATDGTVTVSVELSNASDREASEVVQVYLNDPAAEVVRPVQQLVGALRVRLAPGESTVAHLQVHADQTSYTGRAGRRIVDTGHVELQVGASSVDVRAALPLEMTGERREVGHGRVLAATSWVD